From the genome of Alkalispirochaeta americana:
TCCTCGAGGGCTACGATGTAGGGTATTACTATTACAATACTTCCGACCTTTGGCCCTACGCCTGGTACGGGCTGTGGCGCTGGTGGCCCGGTTTTGCCGGGAGCATTTTTTCTGATCTTCTCAAAAGTGTTCCTCTGGCAATTCCCCGGGAGCAGATGATCTACCGTAGTGAGACTATGGAGCCGCTTATGGTTTCCGGGAAGGTTCCCCACGATATCGGGGCGGTAATGGAAGACCCCTGGCACAGTCTGAACGGATATCAGATGCGTGATGACTCCAACCTCTGGAAGGATCATAATCCTGCCTTTTTGTTAAGCCTCTATCTGGAGCGGCGTTTTTCAGGACACCGGCTCTCACCGTCCGAGTGGGCTGCAGTCCGGCAGGCGGGGCTCTTTATGCTCGATCAGGCCGAGGAATCGACAGCGCTGCCCCTGCATCGAGCCTTTGGTGATAGCACCTGGGATAATCTGGGTCTCCAGGGTTATGTGTCGTACAGCGCAGCCTTCACTCTGGGATCGCTGGCTGCGCTGATCTCCTGGGCGGATGATTTCGGTGACGGGAGCCTGGCTCGGAAGTGCCGGCAGCGGCTGAAACTTGCTGAGGAAGCATTTGAGAAACATCTCTGGAATGGAGAATATTACCGACTTTGTGATCAGGGAAGATACACGGACTGCCTCATGGGAGATGGAGTCCTGGGCATCTTTCTTGCCGATCTGGCGGGGCTAACAAAATCTCTTGGGGCGATTCCCCGGGAACAGGTGAAAAGTCACTTAAAATCGGTCTATCGCTATTGTTTCATCCAGTATCATCGGGGGCAGGCGGGGCCCTTGCTGGTAGCAGCCCCGGGGAAAATCCGCTTTTCCGGCGACGGTGGCGATGAGCTGCAGGTCAATGAGGTCCTTCTCGGGTCGGCCTGGTCCACTGTCGCCATGATGGAATACTATGAATTGAAGCATGAAGCCCGAGAAATTGCTTCGGTACTGGTGGAGCGTATCTACGGGACAAACCAGCATGGACGAGGATTGCAGTTTCGGACTCCTGCCGCTATTGATGGTTTCCTGCGGTTTCGAGCTCCCCTGAACATGCGTCCTCTATCGATTTGGCTTCTTGATGCGGTTTTCCAGGCACGGGCCACCCCGGATCACTGACCCCGGGGTGGCTCGCAGAGTTTCAGACTAATACAGCCCGGTCATCATTCCGATGCCGTAGATCACGGCGGCAACAATGGGAGCCGAGACCAGCGACACGATGATCCCTCCCAAGGCGAAATCCCGGATGCTGAAATATCCAGCGGTATAGGGGATAACGTTGGTGGGGGTGCTGGTTACCATAATAAAGGCCATGCTCGCCGTGAGGGCCGCCGGCATGGTTATGGTGAGGGCGTCCAGTCCCACCGCTGCTGCCAGGGTTATCATGATGGGAATCATGATAGTGGCCGTCACGGTATTGCTCGAGAGAAAGATCTTTATCAGACTCACGATAACCACCACCAGGAGTACCAGAACGAAGGGGTGGAGCGTTCCGATCCCTCCCAACGTCGCCAAAGCAAGCCACTCCGCCGCTCCCGTGCGGTAGAGCACCATGCCCAGGGATATTCCCGCCAGGATCAGCACGATACTACTCCAGCTTATGTCTTTCTCCACTTTGGCCCAGGGTGTTTCTGCCACACCGGGAAAAAAGAAAATCGATGCCGTGAGAAGTACCGGAAGGGAGATGGGAATTGCGATTCCCAGCAGATGCTCCCAGACTGGCGTGGTGATCCAGAGAGAAACCGTGAGAAGGAAAATCAGGAGAGTTGTCTTTTCTTCTCGGTGCATCGGAGGAAGACATCGGTATTCTTCTTGCATCTCGGCTCGGGTTTTTTGCAGGCGCTTCATTTCCGGTTTGAACACCACCATGAGCACACCCCAGGTGGGAAGCAGGATCAGGAGCCCCGCCGGAACGCCGAAGGCCATCCATCCAAGAAAAGTGAGTTCCACCCCGGCCATCTCCTGGAGAAAGCCGATGGCGATGGGGTTTGGTCCTGCACCGGCGGGTGTCATGATTCCCCCCACGGTCGGCCCCCAGGCGCAGGAGATCATCAGGGCTTTGCCGAAATTGCTCTTCAGCGGCTCAACCCCTTCCTCTTTCAGGATGGCTGCTCCCAGGGGCATGAGCATGGCAGCCACGGCGGTATCGGTGATCCAGGCCGATATCAGAGCTCCCACGGTCATGAACCCCAGGAGTATCATGGAGGTGCGGTTTCCCGTGCGCGAAAGAAGAAATACCGAAATCCGGTTTCCCAGTCCCGAAGTGGTAATAAAACTCGAGAGAATCAGGACCCCGATAAAAAAGGCAACGATGTGGTTGCCGAAGCCGATACTTACAACACCGGCGAAGCTTTCCACACCGAAGAGAGCCAGCAGAATGAGGCCCAAAAGTCCGGTGATGTGGAAGGGTATCGCCTCGGTAAGCCACAGCAGGAGGGTAAAGAGCAGGACTCCCATGGCGGTGAGCCCATCGCTGGTGAGGGTGGCCCCGCCGATTCGGGCAATGCTCTCCGGCACCGGAGCAAATCGCCCCAGAAGCGCTATGGCAAAGGCCGATGCCAGGATCAGCCAGCGGAAAGAATTTTCTCTCTCCCGAGCCGCCATCACCGGGCCTCCGGGAGAAGAGAACGCAGCATGGTGCCTACCGTGCTTGGCCGGTCTGCCACGAGGGCTCCCGCTCGGGTAAGGGCCTGGTCCTTGGCGGCCACCGTGCCGGCGCTGCCCGTAACGATCGCCCCGGCATGGCCCATTCGCTTGCCCCGGGGGGCGGTGCGTCCTCCGATGAAGGCAACCAGGGGTTTGGTAAAGCGCTGGTCCGCCATGGCCCGGGCTACTTCTTCCTCCATTGTTCCCCCCAGTTCTCCCACGATCACCACACCTTCGGTTTCGGAGTCGTGCTGGAAAGCGTCGAGAAATTCGGCAAAGCGGGTTCCTGGCACGGGGTCTCCTCCCACACCAATCAGGGTAGAGACGCCAAACCCTTCTGCAACGATCATGGAGGTCACCTCGTTAGTGAGAGAACCTGAACGGGTCATGACGCCGATTCGCCCTGGTTTGTAGACTCGTTTGATCCAGTAGGGGAAGGTTCCTGCCATGGATCTCCCCGGTGAGATCACCCCGGAGGTATTCCCTCCTACCACCTGGGCTCCTTCGCTTCGGGCAGCGGCACGAATCTCGACCTGGTCCCTCAAGGGTATGCCGTCGGCGATGGTGATAATCTTTTTGATTCCCCCATTCAGGGCCTCGTATACGGCATCCCTGGTAAATCGGGGAGGGACGAAGAGCATGGCAGCCTCGGCCCGGTTTGCCTCCTGGGCGCGGGCGACGCTGTGGTATACCGGGATTCCCCGCACCTCCTGACCCTCTTTGCCTGGAGTAACTCCGGCAACAACCCGGGCTCCCAGGTCGATCATGTGCCCTGTCCAGAAGGCTCCTTCTTTTCCGGTTATGCCTTGTACAACGATCGGTGTTGTCTCGTCTATGAAGATGCTCATGCCTTTCCTCCTGCCAGGGCTACGGCTTTCCGAACAGCCACTTCGGTATCGTAGAGAGGCTCCAGTCCCGCTGCACGGAGAGTTGCATCGGCCTCTTCCTCGTTGGTTCCGCGAAGGCAGGTCACTATGGGCCGGTCGGGGTTGAGGTTTTTCACCGCCTCCACCACCCCTTTGGCCATTACGTCAGCCCGGGCGATCGTTCCGAAGGTTACAATGAGAATTACCTTGCTTTTGTTTTTGAGGCAGAGCTCCATCGCGCGCTGGGCCTTGTTGTAGTTGGGGCCTCCGAACTCCAGGTAGTTGGCCACAGATCCTCCCTCGTAGTTCACCAGATCAAAGACTGTGGTCGCCAGTCCTGCTCCGGCGCACATCAGAGAGATCGTTCCGTCGAACTGGAGGTAGGGTATCCCTTCCAGGGCAGCTTCGAAGGCTGGATCAGACTCGTATTGCTCGCGCAGAAGCTGAAACTCGGGGTGTCGATAGAGGCTGTTGTCGTCAATGATAACTTTTGCGTCGCCAGCAACAAGTCTTTTCCCGTCGGCTCGCACAAAGAGGGGATTAATTTCTGCCAGTTCGGCATCGTTTTCGATAAAAACCGAGTAGAGACGGGTTGCCAGATCAGCAAAGGATCTGACCATATCTCCCTGAAGCCCCAGGTCGTAGGCGAGGCCGCGGGCCTGATAGGGGAGTATCCCCCGTAAGGGATCAAGAAAAACCCTTTTGATAGCGTGGGGACGTTCCTCTGCCAGGGTCTCGATATCCACTCCTCCCTCGGCAGACGCCAGGAGTACGTAGCCGCCGCCCAAGGCATCGACGGAGATAGATATGTACAGTTCCTGGTTGAAAGGGACCGCTTCTTCCAGGAGTATCGCGGGGATGGTGTGCCCCCCTTCCAGCATCTCCTGGACTGCCAGAAGGGTCTCTTGTGCCAGCTCATCAGGATCGCCCTGGTTCCCTCCAACGATCCTGATGAGCCCTGCCTTCCCTCGTCCTCCCATATCCAGTTGGGCCTTTACCACCAGGCGTGACGTCTTTCCGGAGGAGAGATGTGCCAGTTCGTTGATAGCAGCGCCCAGTCTCTCCTGGAGGTCCGGGCTACCATCGGGTAAAGGAGTTCCATCGGGGTTCATGATTCTCACCAGTTGTCCCTGGGGAATCGCTATTCCTGCGCGGGAAAAGAGTTCCTTTCCCTGAAATTCAAATCGTTTCACAATTCCTCCGCTTTATTTCCTGTAGCGTGTCCAGAATGATCCCCAGATCTCTTCATCTCCGGGTCGGTCCGGGGGAATCGGTTCGCTCACCCAGGTGACGTTGATGAAGTGTTTCCAGTAAATATTCTCGGTTGTGATATTTCCTCCCCAGGTTCCGCAGCCCAGTGTTACGGTGCTGGGCATGGCGTTGAAGAAGTTTCCTCCGTTGCCCGGAGCCTGGGCCTGGCGAACCATAATTCGACTGGTGCGTATGGTCTCTCCCAGATGATGGATATAGTCTTCCCGGAAGGTGTGGATCCCGCAGGAATGGCCCGTGCCGGCCTGGTCGGTGAGACGTACCAGCAGGTCCACCGCCTCTTCCCAGCGGGTATACCGGTAAACCGTGAGGACGGGGCAGAGCTTTTCCTGGCTGAAGGGGTCCTGCTCGAGGGGGTGCTGGCCCTCAACGAGGATAACCCGGGTTCCTTCGGGGAGGGTGATTCCTGCCCCGGCAGCGATAGTTTCGGCGCTACGGGCGATGATTTCGGGATTCAGGCTGACCACTCCTTTTTTGTTGGGTCGCCAGAGCCAGGACTCGAGCTGGGACCGTTCCCGGGAGGTCGCAAGATAACAGCCCTGATGGTTCACCAGCTCCGAGAGCATCTTATCGTAGACGGAGTCCTCCACGATGATGCTGTTCTCGCTGGAGCAACTGGTGGCATGATCGAAGGCTTTGCTCAGGGCAATTTTTGCGGCTGCATCGGCCAGATCGGCATCTTCTGCAACGATTTGAACCGAGTTCCCGGGCCCCACCCCGAAGGCGGGCGTCCCGCTGGAGTAGGCCGCTTTGACCATCGCCCCGCCTCCGGTGGCTACCACCAGATCGACCTGTTTCATTAATTCGCCGGTTTGTTCCAGTGATGGCTCATCCACTATCTGAACCAGATCTTCCGGGGCGCCCACCCGGCGAAGACCTCGGCGCATGAACTCCACCGCCAGAGCACTTGCCCTGGCCGCCCGGGGGTGGGGAGCAAAGATGACGGCGTTTCGACCTTTGAGTATGCTGAGACCGTTGCTCGCCGGAGTTGCCGTGGGGTTTGTGACCGGTAAAAGAGCTCCCACCACGCCAACGGGTTTAGCGTATTTGCTCAGCCCCCTTATCTCGTCCCGTTCTATCAGGCCCACCGTTCGTGCCTGCTGAAGATCCTTTAACACCCCCAGGACCTTTACCTTGTGTTTGGTGATCTTGTCCGCCACGTTTCCCATACCCGTGGCCTGGACAGCGCATTCTGCAAGCTTCCCGATGTTTTCGTCGTTGTAGACCTCCCAGCCCACGGAGAGACACAGGTCGTCGATTTCCTCCTGGGTGTAGGCGGCGATTTTTTCTTGCGCTGCCCGGGCTCTCTCCATGAGGGATGCAATAACGGTTTGATCAGCGCTGCTCATGCGAAGTTCTCCTCCTCCAGCCTCTGAACCCCGGAAAAGGCCGACGAAAGCCACTCGGCCCGATCTTCCATGGTCTGGGTGAACTCCAGGGCGAGCCAGGACTCGACGATCTGGATTCCCAAGAAAGGAGCGGTGATCCAGCCTCCGAGGGTAATAACGTTGGAATTATTGATGATCCGGCCCCGTTCTCCAGCAAAAACCGTGTCTGCCACGATGGCATAGACTCCCTTGAATTTGTTTGCCACGATAGCCATACCCTGGCCCGTTCCACAGACCAGAACCCCCTTGTCGGCCCTGCCTTCCTGAAGTGCCCGGGCCACTTTGGGAGCCTGCTCGACGTAGGGGCGTGCTTCGTCGGGGCTGTCCTGGCCAAGATCCAGAATTTCCAGGTCTTCCCGGGTTGTCAGGTGTTCCAGAAGCGCCTGCTTCAGGGGGTATCCCGCTCTGTCGCTGGCCACGGCCAGGCGTGTCTTTTTCGTATTCATAGTCATGCTCCCTTTCGCTCGGGGTGGTTCCCGGTTTTTTTATCCATCAGATTTCGGGCCTGGTTGGTGATATTTTCGGCTGTAAGGCCAAACCGTTCCTGCAGGTACCGCTGGGTTCCTACCTCGCCAAATTCATCCTGAATACCTACCCGTATGTGCGGAACCGGGTAGTGTTCACCCAGAACCTCGGCTACGGCGCTCCCGAGTCCTCCCTGGACCTGGTGATTTTCTGCGGTCAGGACAGCTCCGGTTTTTCGGGCGTACTGAATCAGAAGCTCTTCGTCCAGGGGCTTGATTGTGTGCATATCGATCACCGTCGCCGATAATCCTGTTTCTTCCAGGAGCTCCGCCGCCGCGATCGCTTCTGCTACCAGGATGGCTCCCGATGCAATGATTGTGAGGTCTGATCCCTCGCACAGAACCTTGCCCTTGCCGAGCTCAAAGGTCTCCGAGGGTGCATAGATTGGTGTTACGGGCTTTCGGTGGAGCCGGAGGTAGCTCGATCCCTTGCGGAAGGCTATCTGCGGAAGAAGTGACTTCAGGCTGACGGGATCGGCGGGTTCGCAGATGACGATCCCCGGGATTGTACGCATAAGCCCCAGGTCCTCAAAGGACATATGGGTGCCCCCATTGTAGGCGGCGGCCACCCCGGGATCAGATCCGGTGAGTTTTACGTTCTGTCTTGCGTAGTTTGCCGAGAGAAAGAACTGGTCAAAGGTTCGGCGAGTAGCAAAGCAACTGAAGCTGGCGGGAAAGGGGATGAAACCTGTTGCCGAGAGGCCTGCTGCTACTCCCACCATGTTTGCCTCGGCTACTCCCATATCGAAGGTTCGTTCGGGAAACCGTTCCTTGAAGCAAACCGTTCCATTGGCACGCATCAGATCGGCATCGAGGACCACGATTCGATCATCCTCCTCGGCCAGGCGAACCAGTTCTTCCCCATAGACAGCGCGCATTTCCGGCTGCTGCTCATCCTGTGGTGCCCGTTCGATCACGTAGTTCATGGCTGTACCTCCCGATTGGTTTCTTCCAGCTCGCTCTCACACCGGTCCAGCCAGGCGTAGACTTTTTCGGCATCTTCCCGGGTGAGGGGCATGTTGTGGTTCGTGTAGTCATTCTCGATGTGGGGAATGCCCTTGCCCTTGATGGTATCGGCGATAATCATGGAGGGGCGTTTCTCCTCGGCGCAGGCCCGTTCCAGGACCTCGTCGAGGGCGCCCAGGTCGTGGCCGTCAACGCGTTGCGTAAACCAGCCAAAACTCTCCCATCGTTCTTCCAGATGATCCAGGTTCATGATTTTTTCGCTGGGGCCATCGATTTGCATCTTGTTGTAGTCCGTGAAGGCTACCAGATTGTTCAGGCCATACATGCTGGCTGACATGGCAGCTTCCCAGGTTTGCCCCTCGTTGGTATCGCCATCTCCGATGAGGGCAAAGATCCGTCCGGGGAGGTTCTTGAGACGATGCCCCAAAGCCATCCCCACGGCAGCAGAAAGCCCCTGACCCAGGGAGCCGGTGGTCATATCGATTCCCGGGGTTCTGTTCATGTCGCAGTGGCTGGGCAGGTTTGTTCCTCCCTGGTTCAGGGTGTAAAGCATTTCCTTTGGGAAAAAACCCCGATCAGCCAGGACTGCGTAGAGGGCCGGTCCGGCATGGCCCTTGGAGAGGACAAACTTGTCCCGATCCTCCCGGACCGGATCTGCAGGATCGTGCTTCATGTGGCGGTAATAGAGCAGCACCAATATTTCTGTTACCGAGAGACAGCCTCCCACATGACCTATTCCAAGGTGGGCAATTTCCTCCACCGTGAGGCGTCTGATGTCAAGGGCCTTTTCCTTAAGCCTTCGCAGATCTTCCGTCGTCATAGAACCTCCTTCTGCCAGGTTGTAACCTGTTTTCTTTCTGTAAGTAACTATGTGACAGGTCCGGGAGTATGTCAAGGGTTTGTTGCTGTCCAGGGTGGCCCCCGGGCCTGAGGAGTCCCGGGGTGTGCCCATCCTGAGGGAAAAATGTCTACAGAAAGGTAGCGCCCATGAGTTGGGCCGTTCTTCGAAGAATATCGCGCTGCCGTCCTTGAACAACGCAGAGATGGTGGGGCATGCCGGCCTGGATCATCTCTTCGAACCATAGTCGTATATCAAGAGACTCGGTTTCAAAAAGACCGTTGGTGGCCAGAAGATCCCGCAGAGGGGGTGCGGTTTTTCCTTCCAGAGCTGTCATGTAGTATCTGTTTCGGAAACGCCAAAGCCGGAAGAGGGTCACCTCCATACCGGCGCGTATGGTAGCCTCCACAACGGTGGGTTTTAGATTATTAAACTGAAGTCCCAGTCGGGGAGCTCCCGGTGAGCCTGGGGGCTCGCACATCTGGAACGGGGCCGCGCCGGTGTGCCAGATTGTGGCGGTTTTCTCTGTGTGCTCCAGCCAATCGGTGAGATACACGGGGCCGATCCCCAGGCTTTCGGCGATACGTGAACAGATAGCTCCATCAAGATCTCCTTCCATGGCGATGGGCATTCCTTGCGAGACCAGTTGTGCCAGGGCAAGATAGGGCCAGTGACCGGTCTGGTTGGGAAGATCGGGCCAGCACCGGAAAGCAAGAGCGTCGAGGCCTGATTCCTGGTAGATATCCCTGAAAGCCCGGGAGTATCGGGCCTGCATCTCCAGTTCCCCGGCTGCTCCCGGACTGAACCCCTCTCCCGAAGGAAGACCAAGATCCTTCAGGGTTTGAAGATCCCCGGCGATCTCGTCGCTACTGTACCCTTCAACGCGGGATATCAGTTCGGTGGTGCTCACGTGGTAAAGGTGAGACCCGAGAGTTTCGGCCAGAAAGACCGGATCGGCATGGAAATCGATAAACCCGGGGGCATGGTATCCGATCAAGCCGAAAACCTTTCCTCGGATATTCTGGGCGGCATGGACCGTCAGGATCTCTCGCTGGAGCGCCTCCTGCGTTTTCGGGTCATCGGGGTGGCCGTAGGCAAAGGAAATGGCGTGGCCCAGATGACGAAGTGTGGCAGCCATGGCATGGGTTCCCACCAGAGAGTTGGCACTTATCATGGATCCCTCCTGTTTTTCCGTGGTCGCCCAGAGCAGGAGCGGTTCTTCCCAGAGCCGCGAAAGAAGGGGGGCCAGGCGGCCATCGGAGATGGTGGGTTGTACTATCACAAGGACTGTGACGCCCCGGGCCCGGCAGAAATCAACCGCTTTTGTGAGTTCCGTCGTGTCAGTTATGGTTTCGGGAGGGCTGTGAACGGTCCAGGGAAGGCTTTCAAGAAAGGCCTGGATACGGCTGGTGATCGTTGCTCCCCACTCCGGGTCAAAGCCTGGCCGTTTTCGGCCCATAATCAGCAAACCGATCGACGGTGGTGCCACAGAACGCTCCTGGTGCAGGTTCATAGGGTTCTCCTTATGCAAACAGATCTTATTTTCAGAAACTAAGTAATATTACCGCAGGTCTTCCGTTCCGTAAAGGAGTTCTTTGCCAGAGGTTTCTAGGGTGAGTCCGGGGAGCTGTTCCGGGGGAATCGTATTGTCAGGGATGTTCCCTGACCCTGGGTAAGCTCAAGGGAGGCCTTCTCCTGCTCAGCCAGGGTTCTTACCAGAGAAAAGCCAAAGCCTGGGGATGTTTCCGGAACCAGTCCGGGAGGGATTCCGATTCCGTCATCGCGGACTTGAAGTGTTATGCAATCCTGGTCCGAAGAGACCAAAAGAGATAGAGAGATGGTGCCCGAGCGGCCTTGAGGAAAGGCGTGTTTCAGGGAGTTTGTTATCAGCTCATTGGCGATAATTCCGGCCACAGAGAGCGTTTTGCTGTCCACAAAGGTGTCATCGGCGGTTGCGGTGAGGGTAATTTCGGGAGGTATCGAGAGGGCCTCGCAAATTGTCTCTACCAAGGATTCCAGATAATCCCGCGCCGAGATTCGCCGGAAATCACGGCTGCCATAGAGCTGTGCGTAGAGCACGGCCATGCTCTGGAGGCGTCCTCTGGCATCGCGGAGAACTTTTGCCGCCTCGACGTTTTCCGTGGCACCCTCCTGAAGGGCCAGCAGGCTGGTCATGATGGTCATGTTGTTTTTTATGCGGTGGTGTACCTCGTGGAGCAGCAGTTCTTTCTCCCAAAGGAGTGATTTAATCGTCTGATCGTCCTCCTTGCGCTCCGTTATATCGTGTGCTACTGCCAGAACGGTTCCCTCCTCGGGGTCACAGGGGGTCACCTGAGCCTCGAACCATCTTGCCTCTCCCGCAATGGCGAGCTCGTATTCAAAAATCTGGGTTTCCTTCGAAGCCAGGGCCAGGGCAATAATGTCCAGGATGCGCTCCTCTTCATCCGCATCGAACAGATCGGCAAGGCTGATCCCTTCCAGCGCTTCCAGAGGGAAGGCCAGGAGCTCTGGCCTGGCCGCGAAGGCCTCCAGAAAGTGCCCCTCCCGGGTGATCACAAAGACTGGATCGGGCAGGGCTCGAAGGATCGCCTCCTTCCGCTCGCTCAAGGAGCGGGCCCGTTGCTGTTCTTCGAAAAGCTCCAGGGCGAGGTGAAGGGTCTGTCGGACCACGGCGGCTCCCGCAGTGAACTCCAGGCATCCCTGGAAGGAGGCCTTCTCGGGAAGGTCCCGGGGATCCTCATCGGTTGATACCAGACGGATCAGGGGCAGGCCCTGGCAGGCCCGGAGAAGGGTTGCCAGCACGTCAGGACCGCCATGATTTCGGGTGGCCCTGGTATCAAGAAGAACCAGATCGGCCACTGATCCTTCGCGGTGCAGGGGCCTTCCGGACTGGAGGGTCGACTCGCCCCAGGGGTCAATCTCGACCAGGTATCCCCAGGAACTCAGGAGACTCCCCAGACGGTGTGTCTCCCCGGCTTCCCCGGAAAGGATCAAGAGAAGTTTCTTCTCAGATTCGACCATAGGCCTTCTCCACCATGGAACCCCTTCACTATGAAATAAAGGATAGTGCATAGGACCCGAAAGTTCTACGCCGGGATCGGCCTCCGGGATAAAGGGGCGTTTTTGCTCCTCCCCTTCCGGTTATTCGGATAGTGCTTCAATTGTGTTGGATATTTCCTGTAGCAGTTGTCTGGCCTTATAGGGCTTCGGCACGTAGCTGTTCATGCCTGCTTCAAGAAAAAGGGTGATATCGTCGGCAAAGGCGTGGGCCGTGAGGGCGATGATCGGCTGAGGTTTCCGGTTCTGATCCTGCTCCCATTGTCGTATGGCCCGAGTTGCCTCGATTCCGTCCATTTCCGGCATGGATACGTCCATGAGGATCAGATCATAGTGGTTCTGCCTGGCCTGGTTGAGCGCCTCCTGTCCGTTTTCCGTGGCAGTCACCAGGCAGCCCTGCTGTTCCAGAATTCGTACAAGGTATAACCGGTTGATCGCCTCGTCCTCGGCAACAAGGAGTCGGAGTCCTTCCAGGGAGGCTGTTTCGCGGGCGGGGGCAGTCGCTCTGGGAGGTGGGCCGGGTTCGGGAGGGATCACGACAGGGTTCGGCGGGTCTTCCTTCCCGGGAGAGCTGGCAAGGGGCAGAGGCACGCTGAGATG
Proteins encoded in this window:
- a CDS encoding sensor histidine kinase gives rise to the protein MVESEKKLLLILSGEAGETHRLGSLLSSWGYLVEIDPWGESTLQSGRPLHREGSVADLVLLDTRATRNHGGPDVLATLLRACQGLPLIRLVSTDEDPRDLPEKASFQGCLEFTAGAAVVRQTLHLALELFEEQQRARSLSERKEAILRALPDPVFVITREGHFLEAFAARPELLAFPLEALEGISLADLFDADEEERILDIIALALASKETQIFEYELAIAGEARWFEAQVTPCDPEEGTVLAVAHDITERKEDDQTIKSLLWEKELLLHEVHHRIKNNMTIMTSLLALQEGATENVEAAKVLRDARGRLQSMAVLYAQLYGSRDFRRISARDYLESLVETICEALSIPPEITLTATADDTFVDSKTLSVAGIIANELITNSLKHAFPQGRSGTISLSLLVSSDQDCITLQVRDDGIGIPPGLVPETSPGFGFSLVRTLAEQEKASLELTQGQGTSLTIRFPRNSSPDSP